One stretch of Punica granatum isolate Tunisia-2019 chromosome 5, ASM765513v2, whole genome shotgun sequence DNA includes these proteins:
- the LOC116208346 gene encoding inorganic phosphate transporter 1-1-like, protein MAGNHLGVLNALDGAKTQWYHFTAIVIAGMGFFTDAYDLFSISLVTKLLGRIYYFNGGIKPGTLPPRVATSVTGVALCGTLAGQLFFGWLGDKMGRKRVYGITLVLMVVCSLASGLSFGSSPKGVMATLCFFRFWLGFGIGGDYPLSATIMSEYANKKTRGAFIAAVFAMQGFGILAGGIVALIVSAAFDHAFKAPSYAVDKLHSTASQADYVWRIILMFGAIPAAMTYYWRMKMPETARYTALVAKNAKKAAADMSKVLHVEIQAEEEKVERLTQEQSNNFGLFSKEFARRHGLHLVGTTTTWFLLDIAYYSSNLFQKDIFTAIKWLPAPEKMNAIHEVYRIARAQTLIALCGTVPGYWVTVLLIDRIGRFVIQLQGFFFMTVFMFALAIPYNHWKKENRIGFVIMYSLTFFFSNFGPNATTFVVPAEIFPARLRSTCHGISAAAGKAGAIVGAFGFLYASQSKDKDPSKRDPGYPPGIGVKNTLIVLGVINLFGFLFTFLVPESKGKSLEELTGENEEEAGATEMQATSGKTAPV, encoded by the coding sequence ATGGCTGGGAACCATCTCGGAGTGCTTAATGCACTCGATGGGGCGAAGACGCAATGGTACCATTTCACTGCGATCGTGATTGCGGGGATGGGTTTCTTTACGGACGCATATGATCTCTTTAGCATATCACTTGTCACCAAGTTGCTCGGTCGCATCTACTATTTCAATGGTGGGATCAAGCCCGGGACCCTGCCTCCCAGAGTTGCAACATCCGTCACAGGCGTTGCCCTCTGTGGCACTTTGGCTGGCCAGCTCTTCTTCGGGTGGCTCGGGGACAAGATGGGCAGGAAACGGGTCTATGGTATCACCCTTGTACTCATGGTCGTGTGCTCCCTCGCATCGGGTCTGTCCTTTGGGAGCTCGCCCAAGGGCGTGATGGCAACCCTGTGCTTCTTCCGCTTCTGGCTTGGATTCGGCATCGGTGGAGACTATCCCCTCTCTGCCACAATCATGTCCGAGTATGCCAACAAGAAAACCCGAGGGGCGTTTATCGCAGCAGTCTTTGCGATGCAGGGTTTTGGGATTCTTGCCGGAGGAATCGTCGCCTTGATCGTCTCTGCCGCATTCGACCATGCATTTAAGGCTCCTTCGTATGCAGTGGATAAGCTCCACTCGACTGCCTCTCAAGCCGATTATGTCTGGCGGATTATTTTGATGTTCGGTGCCATACCCGCGGCCATGACCTACTACTGGCGGATGAAGATGCCCGAGACTGCTCGGTACACTGCACTGGTGGCGAAGAATGCCAAAAAAGCGGCAGCAGACATGTCGAAAGTGCTGCACGTCGAAATCCAGGCTGAGGAAGAGAAGGTCGAGAGGCTCACTCAAGAGCAGTCCAACAATTTCGGCCTATTCAGCAAGGAATTCGCACGCCGCCATGGACTCCACTTAGTTGGGACCACTACCACCTGGTTCTTGCTTGACATCGCCTACTACAGCTCCAATCTCTTCCAGAAGGACATCTTCACAGCCATCAAGTGGCTCCCAGCACCAGAAAAAATGAATGCGATCCATGAGGTTTATCGAATTGCCAGGGCGCAGACCTTGATCGCCCTTTGCGGGACCGTCCCTGGGTACTGGGTCACAGTTCTATTAATCGACCGCATCGGGAGGTTCGTAATCCAACTCCAGGGCTTCTTCTTTATGACTGTGTTCATGTTCGCACTTGCGATACCCTACAATCACTGGAAGAAGGAAAATCGTATCGGCTTCGTCATCATGTACTCCCTGACGTTCTTCTTCTCAAACTTTGGGCCCAACGCCACCACGTTCGTTGTGCCAGCAGAGATCTTCCCTGCAAGGCTCCGGTCAACCTGCCATGGTATATCGGCTGCTGCCGGAAAGGCCGGCGCCATCGTTGGGGCATTCGGATTTCTCTATGCTTCCCAGAGTAAGGATAAGGATCCCTCAAAAAGAGATCCTGGTTACCCACCTGGCATTGGAGTCAAGAATACACTCATCGTGCTTGGGGTTATCAACTTGTTCGGGTTTCTATTTACCTTTTTGGTTCCCGAATCGAAGGGCAAGTCACTCGAGGAGCTGACCGGAGAGAATGAAGAGGAAGCCGGTGCTACAGAAATGCAGGCCACTTCTGGGAAAACAGCTCCGGTTTAA